A section of the Chryseobacterium ginsenosidimutans genome encodes:
- a CDS encoding adenylyltransferase/cytidyltransferase family protein, whose protein sequence is MKTQRIGITFSSFDLLHAGHIKMLEEAKTVCDYLIVGLQIDPSHDRPNKNKPTQTIVERYIQLRAVNAVDEIIPYYTEEDLEDILKSFVIDVRIIGDDYMDRDFTGKKYCEEKGIEIFYNKRDHRFSSSDLRKRIYEAELAKSAKAETVK, encoded by the coding sequence ATGAAAACACAGAGAATAGGCATTACATTTTCGTCATTCGATTTATTACATGCCGGTCACATTAAAATGCTGGAGGAAGCAAAAACGGTTTGTGATTATCTTATTGTTGGTCTCCAGATTGATCCTTCTCATGATCGTCCTAATAAAAATAAGCCAACCCAGACAATTGTAGAAAGATATATCCAGCTGAGAGCTGTAAATGCCGTTGACGAAATTATTCCTTACTACACGGAAGAAGATTTGGAAGACATTTTAAAGTCCTTCGTGATTGACGTAAGAATTATCGGTGACGATTATATGGACAGAGATTTTACAGGTAAAAAATACTGTGAAGAAAAAGGAATTGAGATCTTTTATAATAAAAGAGACCATAGGTTTTCTTCCAGTGACCTAAGAAAAAGAATCTATGAAGCCGAATTGGCAAAAAGCGCAAAAGCCGAAACAGTAAAATAA